From the genome of Dehalobacter sp.:
CCAATTGGGTAGACCTCTACCCAATTGGACAACTACAGCAGATGAAGAGTTTGGTGCAAAGCGCAAAAGCAAATGGAGTTAACTTTGTTTATTCCATTTCTCCTGGTATCCCATCACCGCTGCCCGGTGAAACATTGACTTCAGCAAAGGTTGCCAATTCCATTACCTTTACATCTAAAGCCGATGTACAACTGCTTGAAAGCAAAATTGATCAGTTGCGTTCGATTGGAGTTCACACCTTTATGCTTTCATTTGACGATGTTCAACACTACTTGAAGAGTTCTGACCAACAAGTGTATGGTTCTGATTATCCTAAGGCTCATATCGATTTAGCAAATAAATTGCTTAAGGATGAGACTGTAAAAGATTCAAGTTTCAGGCTTTGGCTTGCTCCCACAGACTACTACGGTCTTAAGGACAGCGCCTATTGGGCTACAATACGGTCACATCTGGATCCCTCTATACAGGTGATCTGGACAGGGTCTTGGGTTTTAAACAAATCCATTACAAGTAGTGAAGCTGACCAAGTACGGCGGCTTTTGGGTAGAAAACCTCTTATCTGGGACAATTATCCGGTCAACGACTATACCTATGTGGTAAAGAAAGCGCCACAACTATTTATGGGACCATTGATCAATCGTTCGGAGGATTTGTCGGCATACACGAGTGGCATGTTAGCAAATCCCATGCTTCAACCCGAAGCGTCAAAAATCGCACTTTATACTGTTTCTCAATATCTGTACAATCCCAGCGCATACCAGCCGCTTCAAGCCTGGGACGAAGCGCTCCAGAGCATGTCTGGCATAGGTGATGCATTGGCCTTCCGTAAATTCTGTCAATATTCAAGCCAAAGTACGCTTGATACGAGTGACAATACCGGGTTTTCCAAATTAGCCGGCGCTTTTTGGCAAGAATACCAATCAGGGCAGCATGGACCTAGTGAATCAGAACTTCGTAAAGAATTACAATTACTGAGTGCTTTGCCCGATAATCTTAAGAAGACAATAACCAACCAACAGCTTTTGGCAGAAATTAGCCCATGGGCAGTAAAACTGGGTGAAGAAGGGCAAGCGGGACTACAGGCTTTAGTATATTTAGATTTATCGAGCAATGATCCGCAAAAGCTCACGGCTAAGCAGCAACTTCAAACAAGCTTGCAACAGTTACGAAACAACAACTTACAAATTGGTTCTGAAGTTCTATCATTTATTAATAAGGCTGGATCTAATTAGGCGCTGCTGAATTACAGCTAAACCCGCATGAACTTTTTATCTTAAATGACAAATTACAGAATTTTTGCTTAACCTTGTCATAAAGCCTTGTAAGCTGTCAGAATACGGATTACAAGGCTTTTCTATTCGGATTTTTTCTGCCGGAGATGCCGGAGACTATTTTTAATATCACCCGGAATCACTTTATCTGCCTGAAACTGAAATAGCGGTATTAAGGTTGGAATACCCGGTGTTATGATCGATCATAATTAGGTCAGACCGATGGTCACCATTAATATCCGCAGCAAGAGCATCTTCGTTCCTGGGTCCCCATGGGCCAAACGGTCTGTCAGCGACGAATTTACTACCGTCGGAGATATAGCTTTGCCAAAAACCGTCAGAGCCGTGTACCAGTAAATCGTCCTTGCCGTCACCGTTAATATCTGCTGCAAATAGCTGAGAATCCGGTTTGAAGTAAAATGGATTGTTCCAGGTTTCAGCGGCAAGAGAGAATCTGCTTGCTTTTCGTCCGGCCAGCATCTTCGACTGCTTGGTATCATGATCCATTACAAAAAGTTCGCTGTTTCCATCGCCATTAAAATCTCCTGCTGCAAGTTTCAGGTTCTTAGCTTTAAGCAGGTTAAAGCCTTGCCAGGTAATATCTGTAAAAAAGCCGCCTTGATTAATTGCCGAACCAATTCTGCCATGTTCTTTGTCATAGAGAAATAGGTCTGTGAGACCATCATGATTAAGGTCACCGGCCAGAGGACGGACTGTCTGCAATTGATTTAAAGCCTGCCACTTCAAATGATAAGGAACAAATTTATTCCCGTTGTTTACTGCTAAAATTAAATTACCGGAGGCAGCATTAAACAACAAGAGATCCTCTCTGTCCTTGTTCTTAAAATACCCGGCTAGTGGAATAGTTCCTTTTTCCAGTGTTAAGTCCTTTAGCCAGACACCTAAGTCTTGAAATGCGTTTGTGTCTCTGGGGGCATACCAGGAAGCCGTATATTGGGACATGCGCCATTGATTTGTCCGCTTGTTCCATATCAGCAGAGTTTTCCCCGAAGCATGCGGTACGAACTGACCCACAAAGATTTCATCTCTCGGATCGAACTGAATATTCTCAGCCCTTTGGGCAGGCACAAAACCTACTAATGAGTAGATCGAGACAAAAGCGTAGTCTCTCTTTTTTAGTTCCTTTACAAGCTGGTGCAATAGAGAATTCTTATCATAAATATACTGAACTTCTCCGTTTTTTTGTTGGACTTTTTTTATAAACTGAAACTCATAGGTAGGATGGATGTATAAGGATGCCAGTGTCCCGCTTTTTGCCGGATCATCTAAGACAGCCAGCATAGCGGCAAGCCGCTCCGGGGAATTTAAATGCCCTAAAGGAGCAGGTACAACATCAAGGCCGCAATAATATTCTCTATGCTGATTTACGACGTTATTGCTTTTCCAGGCCTCAGGATAGTAATAATTGTTTTCATAGATCAAACCGATCTGTTCTTGAAAAGCGAGCAGTTGCTGGGGCGAAGCGCTGTAATGCGGGGTCTCCCAGTAAGCCGGATAAATCCCTGCTTGATCAAACAGCGCGATCGCTTTTTCAGCCCGCTCTTTGGCATACGCGTATGTATTGGGTACGTCGGGATTTTTTGCCGAGCTGTAAAATTCATACCCTGACACGCTATTGCTGTTCCCGCTCTGATGGGTATAGCCGTGAACCCCGATGATACCGCCTCTTTCTTCCAGGCTTTTAATGGTAGAGACGAATTTTTGGGCATATTCTGTATTATCGGTAATGGCAACATCATAGTTCCTGCCGGGCACAACCATCCTGGGAATTAAGGAGACTTCAAACGGTATCCCCTCTTGCTGAAGATAATCTGCTAATACAATCAGTTTATCAAGGTTTTCCTGGCTTGTATATTCTTCCCCGGGACCTACATCCTCTAATCGTAATAAGGCCGGATGTTTTCCTGAAAATTGATCTGCTGATGCTTCGTTTGGAACGACAGATAGGTTCATATATATTAGAATTGTTAAAAAAAGGACATATATTAATGCAATTACAAAAATTTTGTCTCTTAATATCAATTTTAGTTTAAACATAAATAATTTTCCTCATAATATTTGAAATTTGTAGAATTGATAGGATAATCATAATCGATCTGAACATATTGTCAATATATATTATTATGTATCCTGTAAATTATACGTAATACAATTTGCATTCTTATTGACTTTACCTAACGGTTTTTTTATAGTAATGGCATGGTTATTAAAGAACTATAAGCAACGGCGCTTTCCCTCTTAATAATAAAAGGGGGAAAGTATTTTTTTGCCTTTTAGAGTACAGCTAGGGTTTTTAAATTATTATTCATGTTGGTTAAAGCAAAGGCGCTTTTGGACGGGGACTTACCCGGAGCAGAAGCGCCTTTTGTTTTATAAAAAAACATTCATAGAAGGAGGGGGTTCCAAATGAAAATGGTCAGAGCGATTGTCAGACCAGAGAAAAGTGAAAGCATTGCTGAAAAATTAGCGGGAATTGGGATTGTATCCATGACAAAAATGCATGTATTTGGCCGTGGAAAAACCAAAGGTTTGCAGGTAGGAGATATTATCTACGATGAGTTTCCCAAAGTAATGCTGATGATTGTTGTATCCGACGAGGAGTTGGAGAAAACAATTGAAGTGATCCTGGAAAATGGCAAAACAGGTAACATTGGTGACGGGAAAATATTTATATCCGCTGTTGAAACGGCATACACAGTACGTACCGGCGAAGAGGCACTGTAAAGGAGTGATAGCAGATGAAAGAGATCATAGCCATCATAAGAAGACATCAGGTGCCTTCTTCCAAAAAAGCTTTGGAGGAAGCCGGCTTTAATGCGCTTACGATTCAAAGTGTTGAAGGGCACGGGAAACAGAAAGGAGTAGGAGGCTGGGCCGCAGAGGTCGATCCGTTGCTAAATCCGCTGCTTAAATACGAAACCCCGATGCCGGATGCGGTAATGAAGTGGATACCAAAACGGATGCTGCACCTGGTCGTTCAGGATGACGAAGCAGAAAGCGCAGTAAAAGCCTTAATTAAAGCCAATCAGACTGGAAATATCGGGGACGGAAAAATATTTGTTTGTCCGTTAGAAGAAGTAATCAGAGTAAGAACCGGAGAGAACGGCCCGAGAGCAGTTTCCTAAGAAGCACCTGAAATTGATGTACCCTGAAAAAATGATATCAGTACAAGAATGTCTGACTCAAACGGCTGGCACCGGCCAGGATTTTATAAAGAAGAGAGGAGAAATGATTATGCGTCAGATAGCGATTTACGGAAAAGGGGGTATTGGCAAGTCC
Proteins encoded in this window:
- a CDS encoding DUF2334 domain-containing protein produces the protein MNLSVVPNEASADQFSGKHPALLRLEDVGPGEEYTSQENLDKLIVLADYLQQEGIPFEVSLIPRMVVPGRNYDVAITDNTEYAQKFVSTIKSLEERGGIIGVHGYTHQSGNSNSVSGYEFYSSAKNPDVPNTYAYAKERAEKAIALFDQAGIYPAYWETPHYSASPQQLLAFQEQIGLIYENNYYYPEAWKSNNVVNQHREYYCGLDVVPAPLGHLNSPERLAAMLAVLDDPAKSGTLASLYIHPTYEFQFIKKVQQKNGEVQYIYDKNSLLHQLVKELKKRDYAFVSIYSLVGFVPAQRAENIQFDPRDEIFVGQFVPHASGKTLLIWNKRTNQWRMSQYTASWYAPRDTNAFQDLGVWLKDLTLEKGTIPLAGYFKNKDREDLLLFNAASGNLILAVNNGNKFVPYHLKWQALNQLQTVRPLAGDLNHDGLTDLFLYDKEHGRIGSAINQGGFFTDITWQGFNLLKAKNLKLAAGDFNGDGNSELFVMDHDTKQSKMLAGRKASRFSLAAETWNNPFYFKPDSQLFAADINGDGKDDLLVHGSDGFWQSYISDGSKFVADRPFGPWGPRNEDALAADINGDHRSDLIMIDHNTGYSNLNTAISVSGR
- a CDS encoding P-II family nitrogen regulator; translated protein: MKEIIAIIRRHQVPSSKKALEEAGFNALTIQSVEGHGKQKGVGGWAAEVDPLLNPLLKYETPMPDAVMKWIPKRMLHLVVQDDEAESAVKALIKANQTGNIGDGKIFVCPLEEVIRVRTGENGPRAVS
- a CDS encoding P-II family nitrogen regulator, which translates into the protein MKMVRAIVRPEKSESIAEKLAGIGIVSMTKMHVFGRGKTKGLQVGDIIYDEFPKVMLMIVVSDEELEKTIEVILENGKTGNIGDGKIFISAVETAYTVRTGEEAL
- a CDS encoding protein O-GlcNAcase; protein product: MKKKIVLLSLTVLLFGLGITAIAYHNTPIKDYLFGWTTRSQTQTNGQDQTQNHRNDTTAPYQQPGADNEQTPPTDSFAIRGVIEGFYGTPWTMAQRINMLTFIGQHHFNTYVYAPKDDPYQRTNWVDLYPIGQLQQMKSLVQSAKANGVNFVYSISPGIPSPLPGETLTSAKVANSITFTSKADVQLLESKIDQLRSIGVHTFMLSFDDVQHYLKSSDQQVYGSDYPKAHIDLANKLLKDETVKDSSFRLWLAPTDYYGLKDSAYWATIRSHLDPSIQVIWTGSWVLNKSITSSEADQVRRLLGRKPLIWDNYPVNDYTYVVKKAPQLFMGPLINRSEDLSAYTSGMLANPMLQPEASKIALYTVSQYLYNPSAYQPLQAWDEALQSMSGIGDALAFRKFCQYSSQSTLDTSDNTGFSKLAGAFWQEYQSGQHGPSESELRKELQLLSALPDNLKKTITNQQLLAEISPWAVKLGEEGQAGLQALVYLDLSSNDPQKLTAKQQLQTSLQQLRNNNLQIGSEVLSFINKAGSN